Proteins found in one Pseudoxanthomonas sp. SL93 genomic segment:
- a CDS encoding sigma-70 family RNA polymerase sigma factor, whose amino-acid sequence MNAHALDLMLQTELPAAARGSQEAYGRIVLACQNTVTAIALAITRDVQASEDIAQEAFLKAWQQLDRLKNAASFLPWLRQITRNLARDYLRTNHGRPLSGEAADIAIGMAADPSPSPAENLLQTEEERVASDIISALPEESRETLLLFYREGQSSQQVATLLGLSDAAVRKRLSRARASVREELMARFGDFARSSAPSAAFAMVVVGALAGAMPAASAATVIGSGVLGTGLGKLGSSGITAGGVSGGVAGGSFGMIVENLTQHPAALGGLIGGVLGGSAAYAFTAWYLRRFCQTAQERQQVGRFMVLNAGTGSLWVLCLMLATLLTPGWQAIAAVFVIGMTILNYQYLVTLRRIMEPILAYPANRHRHRAYAYTVGKPAVVISTLLAAACVLYALYSNGRF is encoded by the coding sequence ATGAACGCCCACGCCCTGGACCTGATGCTGCAGACCGAGCTCCCGGCCGCCGCCCGCGGCAGCCAGGAGGCCTATGGCCGCATCGTGCTGGCCTGCCAGAACACGGTCACCGCCATCGCGCTGGCGATCACGCGCGACGTGCAGGCCAGTGAGGACATCGCGCAGGAGGCGTTCCTGAAAGCCTGGCAGCAACTCGACCGGTTGAAGAACGCAGCCAGCTTCCTGCCCTGGCTGCGGCAGATCACCCGCAACCTGGCCCGCGACTACCTGCGTACGAACCACGGGCGGCCGCTGTCGGGCGAAGCGGCCGACATCGCCATCGGCATGGCCGCCGACCCGTCGCCCTCGCCGGCCGAGAACCTGCTTCAGACCGAAGAGGAACGGGTGGCATCGGACATCATTTCCGCCCTGCCGGAGGAAAGCCGCGAGACGCTGCTGCTGTTCTATCGCGAGGGGCAGAGTTCGCAGCAGGTGGCCACTTTGCTTGGGCTGAGCGATGCCGCCGTCCGCAAGCGCCTGTCGCGCGCCCGCGCCAGCGTGCGCGAGGAGTTGATGGCGCGCTTCGGCGACTTCGCACGCAGCAGCGCCCCCAGCGCGGCGTTCGCGATGGTGGTGGTGGGCGCACTGGCCGGTGCCATGCCGGCCGCGAGCGCGGCGACGGTGATCGGTTCGGGCGTGCTGGGCACCGGGCTGGGCAAGCTGGGGTCCAGCGGCATCACCGCCGGCGGGGTATCGGGCGGCGTCGCCGGCGGGTCGTTCGGCATGATCGTCGAGAACCTCACCCAGCACCCCGCCGCACTGGGCGGCCTGATCGGCGGCGTGCTCGGCGGCTCGGCCGCCTATGCTTTCACCGCGTGGTACCTGAGGCGCTTCTGCCAGACCGCACAGGAGCGCCAGCAGGTCGGCCGCTTCATGGTGCTCAACGCCGGGACCGGGTCGCTCTGGGTGCTCTGCCTGATGCTCGCGACGTTGTTGACGCCCGGCTGGCAGGCCATCGCCGCGGTTTTCGTGATCGGCATGACCATCCTGAACTACCAGTACCTGGTCACCCTGCGCCGCATCATGGAGCCGATCCTGGCCTACCCGGCCAACCGGCACCGCCACCGTGCCTACGCCTACACGGTCGGCAAGCCCGCCGTGGTGATCAGCACGCTGCTGGCAGCCGCTTGCGTGCTGTATGCGCTGTACTCGAACGGAAGGTTCTGA
- a CDS encoding sigma-70 family RNA polymerase sigma factor: protein MDACLIDVSLREELPAAARGDRLAYGRIIALCQNAVTGIALAITRDVHASEDIAQEAFLKGWRQLPTLKNPDSFLPWLREITRNLARDHLRARRRQPMTGEAADLAILLAADTAPTPAERLLHTEQEAAALDVIAALPEDSREVLLLYYREGQRTPQVAQLLGLTDATVRKRLSRARQYVREELMARFGEFARGTAPSAAFASAVLGMLAVAAPPAAGAAVISGSGAVAGKGLLKLFGLSAGFAAAGTLLGIGAVWFGIRTQLRDPLDGRERRALLAYGVFNTTLILAFIAGIGWLSGVPGWLPHALLTAAYVAGICWASSRWLPRILARRRQRDLLQDPEGTRERMRRQCRWQTWGLRAGVALASLGLLAGLVMSGRLSL, encoded by the coding sequence GTGGACGCCTGCCTGATCGATGTTTCGCTGCGCGAGGAATTGCCTGCTGCCGCACGCGGCGACCGGCTTGCCTACGGTCGCATCATCGCGCTGTGCCAGAACGCGGTCACCGGCATCGCCCTGGCCATCACGCGCGACGTGCACGCCAGCGAGGACATCGCGCAGGAGGCCTTTCTGAAAGGATGGCGCCAGCTGCCGACCTTGAAGAACCCGGACAGTTTCCTGCCCTGGCTGCGCGAGATCACCCGCAACCTGGCACGCGACCACCTGCGCGCGCGGCGCCGCCAGCCGATGACCGGCGAAGCGGCCGACCTGGCCATCCTGCTGGCGGCGGACACGGCGCCCACGCCGGCCGAGCGCCTGCTGCATACCGAGCAGGAGGCCGCCGCGCTGGACGTGATCGCCGCGCTGCCCGAAGACAGTCGCGAGGTGCTGCTTCTCTATTACCGAGAAGGCCAGCGCACGCCGCAGGTCGCGCAGCTGCTGGGGCTGACCGATGCGACGGTGCGCAAGCGCCTTTCGCGCGCGCGCCAGTACGTGCGTGAGGAACTGATGGCGCGCTTCGGCGAATTCGCGCGTGGCACGGCCCCGTCCGCCGCCTTCGCCAGCGCCGTGCTGGGCATGCTGGCTGTGGCCGCACCCCCGGCGGCAGGCGCCGCGGTCATCAGCGGGAGCGGTGCGGTGGCAGGCAAGGGGCTGCTGAAACTGTTCGGCCTGTCCGCGGGGTTCGCCGCGGCGGGGACCCTGCTGGGCATCGGCGCGGTGTGGTTCGGCATCCGCACGCAGCTGCGCGACCCGCTGGACGGGCGCGAACGTCGCGCATTGCTGGCGTACGGCGTCTTCAACACCACCCTGATACTCGCCTTCATCGCGGGCATCGGCTGGCTGAGTGGCGTGCCGGGGTGGCTGCCCCATGCGCTGCTGACCGCGGCGTACGTGGCAGGCATCTGCTGGGCCAGCTCGCGCTGGCTGCCGCGCATCCTCGCGCGCCGACGGCAACGCGACCTGCTGCAGGATCCCGAAGGCACACGGGAGCGCATGCGGCGCCAATGCCGATGGCAGACATGGGGCCTGCGCGCAGGGGTCGCACTTGCGTCACTGGGATTGCTGGCCGGCCTGGTGATGTCCGGCCGCCTGTCCCTCTGA
- a CDS encoding phosphatase PAP2 family protein — protein MTTPLARALSIFGHPMLVLPLAVLAALAQGERQAALQAAIGFGLFAALVMAFSWWQVRRGRWAHVDASARHERSSLNRFLLVALAVSALLVGASGTQPLLALGLALSAAMILVAMVMARWCKVSLHLAFAIFAALLLRELGTVWMLGALAFAAAVAWSRLALQRHTPLDLVAGAIIGAFAGVAFWPIAPHWTG, from the coding sequence ATGACCACCCCCCTCGCCCGCGCCCTGTCCATCTTCGGCCACCCGATGCTGGTGCTGCCGTTGGCGGTGCTGGCCGCGCTGGCACAGGGGGAGCGCCAGGCTGCGCTGCAGGCGGCGATAGGCTTCGGCCTGTTTGCGGCGCTGGTGATGGCGTTCTCGTGGTGGCAGGTGCGACGCGGCCGCTGGGCGCACGTGGATGCCAGCGCGCGGCACGAGCGCAGCAGCCTCAACCGGTTCCTGCTGGTGGCACTGGCGGTAAGTGCACTGCTGGTGGGCGCCTCCGGCACGCAGCCACTGCTCGCGCTGGGACTGGCGTTGTCGGCGGCGATGATCCTGGTGGCCATGGTGATGGCGCGCTGGTGCAAGGTGTCGCTGCACCTGGCGTTCGCCATCTTCGCGGCGTTGCTTCTGCGTGAGCTCGGGACGGTGTGGATGTTGGGTGCGCTGGCGTTCGCCGCTGCCGTGGCGTGGTCTCGCTTGGCCCTGCAACGGCACACCCCGCTGGACCTGGTGGCCGGCGCGATCATCGGCGCCTTCGCCGGCGTCGCCTTCTGGCCGATTGCACCACACTGGACGGGTTGA
- a CDS encoding arginyltransferase, producing MGENTPPSIDELRLFHTGDHPCGYWPDRVARDLVLDPRDPRLPQLYPNALGWGFRRSGDIVYRPHCRQCRACVAVRIPVADFRPDRSQRRCAARNARVETRIVAALRTDEHLALYRRYLAARHPQGGMDDHGAVEFDQFLVGSWSHGRFVELREEGRLLAVAVTDLIPGALSAVYTFYDPEWETRSLGTLAILRQLEWARREGFHHLYLGYWIAGHRKMDYKYRFQPLEMFDGRQWRRDGA from the coding sequence GTGGGCGAGAACACGCCGCCATCGATCGACGAATTGCGCCTCTTCCACACGGGCGACCATCCGTGCGGTTACTGGCCGGACCGTGTCGCGCGCGACCTGGTGCTCGATCCGCGCGACCCGCGCCTGCCGCAGCTGTATCCCAATGCACTGGGCTGGGGATTCCGCCGCTCCGGCGACATCGTGTATCGCCCGCACTGCAGGCAGTGCCGCGCGTGCGTAGCCGTGCGCATCCCGGTGGCCGACTTCCGCCCTGACCGCAGCCAGCGCCGTTGCGCCGCGCGCAACGCACGTGTCGAGACCCGCATCGTTGCCGCGCTGCGCACGGACGAGCACCTCGCCCTTTATCGCCGTTACCTGGCGGCACGACACCCGCAGGGCGGTATGGACGACCACGGTGCCGTCGAGTTCGATCAGTTCCTGGTCGGCAGCTGGTCGCACGGCCGGTTCGTCGAGCTGCGGGAAGAGGGCCGGCTGCTGGCCGTCGCGGTGACGGACCTGATTCCCGGCGCGCTGTCCGCGGTGTACACCTTCTACGACCCGGAATGGGAAACGCGCAGCCTGGGCACGCTGGCCATCCTTCGACAACTGGAATGGGCAAGACGCGAAGGCTTCCACCATCTCTATCTGGGCTACTGGATCGCAGGCCACCGGAAGATGGACTACAAGTACCGGTTCCAGCCGCTGGAGATGTTCGACGGCCGGCAGTGGCGCCGCGACGGCGCCTGA
- a CDS encoding endonuclease/exonuclease/phosphatase family protein — translation MRRLIAALPMLLALFACSGFIPHSDSHGTVGPTLRVATYNTSLYSDEDGGLIRELEGDSAHARKIAAVLQKVQPDLVLLNEFDYDDAHRAADLFQQRYLEVAQPGGGKPLHYRYRYLAPVNTGVPSGLDLDNNGSAGGEGRTRGNDAWGYGLHPGQYGMLVLSRHPIDAAQARTFQLLRWSTFPGARNPVDPASRRDFYSDVAWPQLRLSSKSHWDVPVRTPQGVVHFLVAHPTPPVFDGPEDRNGLRNADEIRLWREYLSPGDKPWLCDDQGRCGGLPSEARFVIAGDLNNDPVDGDGHHEAIIELLEHPRVMRMATPRSEGGEETALAYAAKGLQRRGSPAHVTGDFGPRNGAMRLDYVLPSTGFGLTGSGVFWPKKDHPDAAIADGSDHHLVWVDITL, via the coding sequence ATGCGCCGACTGATTGCCGCCCTCCCGATGCTCCTTGCCCTGTTCGCCTGCAGCGGCTTCATTCCCCACAGCGACAGCCACGGCACCGTGGGGCCCACGCTGCGCGTGGCCACGTACAACACCTCGCTGTACTCCGACGAGGATGGCGGCCTAATCCGCGAACTGGAAGGCGACAGCGCCCACGCGCGCAAGATCGCCGCGGTGCTGCAGAAGGTGCAGCCCGACCTGGTGTTGTTGAACGAATTCGACTACGACGACGCGCACCGCGCGGCGGACCTGTTCCAGCAGCGCTATCTGGAAGTGGCGCAGCCCGGCGGCGGCAAGCCCCTGCACTATCGCTACCGCTACCTGGCGCCGGTGAATACCGGCGTGCCCAGCGGGCTGGACTTGGACAACAACGGCAGCGCGGGTGGCGAAGGCCGCACGCGCGGCAACGACGCCTGGGGTTATGGCCTGCACCCCGGCCAGTACGGCATGCTGGTGCTGTCGCGCCACCCGATCGATGCCGCGCAGGCGCGCACGTTCCAGCTGCTGCGCTGGAGTACGTTCCCGGGCGCACGCAATCCCGTCGATCCCGCCTCACGCCGCGACTTCTATTCCGACGTGGCATGGCCGCAGCTGCGGCTGTCATCCAAGTCGCACTGGGATGTGCCGGTGCGCACGCCACAGGGCGTGGTGCACTTCCTCGTCGCCCATCCCACGCCGCCGGTATTCGACGGCCCCGAGGACCGCAACGGCCTGCGCAACGCCGACGAGATCCGCCTGTGGCGCGAATACCTGTCGCCAGGCGACAAGCCGTGGCTCTGCGATGACCAGGGGCGCTGCGGCGGCCTGCCAAGCGAGGCGCGTTTCGTGATCGCGGGCGACCTCAACAACGATCCCGTCGATGGCGATGGCCACCACGAGGCCATCATCGAACTGCTGGAGCATCCGCGCGTGATGCGCATGGCCACGCCCCGCAGCGAAGGGGGCGAAGAGACGGCGCTCGCCTACGCGGCGAAGGGTTTGCAGCGACGCGGCTCACCCGCCCATGTCACCGGCGATTTCGGCCCGCGCAACGGCGCGATGCGGCTGGACTACGTGCTGCCGTCCACCGGCTTCGGCCTGACCGGCAGCGGCGTGTTCTGGCCGAAGAAGGACCACCCGGACGCCGCCATCGCCGATGGCAGCGACCATCACTTGGTGTGGGTGGACATCACGCTGTAG
- the purT gene encoding formate-dependent phosphoribosylglycinamide formyltransferase, translating to MTTLGTPLSPHATRVLLLGSGELGKEVALELQRLGVEVIAADRYADAPAMQVAHRSHVLDMLDPAAIRALIAQEKPHLVVPEIEAIHTETLVALEAEGAARVIPTARAARLTMDREGIRRLAAETLGLPTSPYRFVDTADQYRAAVADIGLPCVVKPVMSSSGKGQSTLRTQADIDAAWDYAQTGGRAGAGRCIVEGFIDFDYEITLLTVRHAAGTSFCDPIGHWQKDGDYRESWQPQPMSARALERAQQIARAVTDDLGGWGLFGVELFVKGDDVWFSEVSPRPHDTGLVTLVSQDLSEFALHARAILGLPIPTIRHNGPSASCAMLAHGHGVPVFGNVEGALQAPDSALRLFGKPRVEGHRRVGVTLARAEDTDAARAVARDAAAAITIELL from the coding sequence ATGACCACCCTGGGCACTCCGCTTTCTCCCCATGCCACCCGCGTCCTGCTGCTGGGGTCAGGCGAACTGGGCAAGGAAGTGGCCCTCGAGCTGCAGCGGCTTGGCGTGGAGGTCATCGCGGCCGACCGCTACGCCGACGCGCCCGCCATGCAGGTGGCGCACCGGTCGCACGTGCTGGACATGCTGGACCCCGCCGCGATCCGCGCGCTCATCGCGCAGGAGAAGCCGCACCTGGTCGTCCCGGAAATCGAAGCCATCCACACCGAAACCCTGGTGGCGCTGGAAGCCGAAGGCGCGGCACGCGTCATTCCCACCGCGCGCGCGGCGCGCTTGACGATGGACCGTGAAGGCATCCGCCGGTTGGCGGCCGAGACGCTGGGCCTGCCGACCTCGCCTTATCGCTTCGTCGACACCGCCGACCAGTACCGTGCCGCGGTGGCGGACATCGGCCTGCCCTGCGTGGTCAAGCCGGTGATGTCCTCGTCGGGCAAGGGCCAGAGCACGTTGCGCACGCAGGCCGACATCGACGCGGCGTGGGACTACGCCCAGACGGGTGGCCGTGCCGGCGCGGGCCGTTGCATCGTGGAAGGCTTTATCGACTTCGACTATGAGATCACGCTGCTGACCGTGCGCCATGCGGCCGGCACTTCGTTCTGCGACCCGATCGGCCATTGGCAGAAGGACGGCGACTACCGCGAAAGCTGGCAGCCGCAGCCCATGTCGGCGCGCGCGCTGGAGCGCGCGCAGCAGATCGCACGCGCGGTGACGGATGACCTGGGGGGATGGGGCCTGTTCGGCGTGGAGCTGTTCGTGAAGGGAGACGACGTGTGGTTCAGCGAGGTTTCGCCGCGCCCGCACGACACCGGCCTGGTGACGCTGGTGTCGCAGGACCTCAGCGAGTTCGCGCTGCACGCGCGTGCCATCCTCGGCCTGCCCATCCCGACCATCCGCCACAACGGTCCATCGGCATCGTGCGCGATGCTGGCGCATGGCCATGGCGTTCCCGTGTTCGGCAACGTGGAAGGCGCGCTGCAGGCACCCGACAGCGCATTGCGCCTGTTCGGCAAGCCGCGCGTGGAAGGCCATCGCCGCGTCGGCGTGACGCTGGCGCGCGCGGAAGACACCGACGCCGCGCGAGCGGTGGCACGCGATGCCGCCGCTGCCATCACCATCGAACTCCTCTAG
- a CDS encoding SPFH domain-containing protein: protein MRENAKSSLPGIPVLLGVLLLALGALAIFIMSAANKQPAGLVLGVLLGATALFIMAGLYKLEPNQSAVLSLFGKYVGTVKDNGLRWNNVFFTKKKISLRIRNFESSRLKVNELDGSPIEIAAVIVWQVVDSAEAVFNVDDYESFVHIQSESALRAMASSYPYDQHEEGQIALRSHPQEISQHLQEQIAERLGRAGVDVIEARISHLAYAPEIAQAMLQRQQANAVIAARTRIVAGAVGMVEMALAELQKNDVVKLDEERKAQMVSNLLVVLCGERGTQPIVNTGSIY from the coding sequence ATGAGAGAGAACGCGAAGTCGTCGCTGCCCGGAATTCCGGTCCTGCTGGGGGTGCTGCTGCTGGCCTTGGGGGCCCTTGCCATCTTCATCATGTCCGCCGCCAACAAGCAGCCGGCCGGCCTGGTGCTGGGCGTCCTGCTCGGCGCCACCGCCCTCTTCATCATGGCCGGGCTGTACAAGCTGGAGCCCAACCAGTCCGCCGTGCTCAGCCTGTTCGGCAAGTACGTGGGCACGGTGAAGGACAACGGCCTGCGCTGGAACAACGTCTTCTTCACCAAGAAGAAGATCTCCCTGCGCATCCGCAATTTCGAGAGCAGCCGCCTGAAGGTCAACGAGCTGGATGGCAGTCCCATCGAGATCGCGGCGGTGATCGTGTGGCAGGTCGTGGATTCGGCCGAAGCGGTCTTCAACGTCGACGACTACGAGAGCTTCGTGCACATCCAGTCGGAGTCGGCCCTGCGCGCGATGGCGTCCAGCTATCCCTACGACCAGCATGAAGAAGGCCAGATCGCGCTGCGCAGCCATCCGCAGGAGATCTCGCAGCACCTGCAGGAACAGATCGCGGAACGTCTTGGCCGTGCCGGCGTGGACGTCATCGAAGCGCGCATCAGCCACCTGGCCTACGCGCCGGAAATCGCCCAGGCCATGCTGCAGCGCCAGCAGGCCAATGCGGTGATCGCCGCACGCACCCGCATCGTCGCCGGCGCGGTCGGCATGGTGGAGATGGCCTTGGCCGAGTTGCAGAAGAACGACGTGGTCAAGCTGGACGAGGAGCGCAAGGCGCAGATGGTCAGCAACCTGCTGGTGGTGCTGTGTGGCGAGCGCGGCACGCAGCCCATCGTCAACACCGGTTCCATCTACTGA
- a CDS encoding Arc family DNA binding domain-containing protein, with amino-acid sequence MSEKQDKKAYPLRISADVLAAVQRWSDDELRSLNAQIEYVLRDALRKAGRLPKGGTPGTEEKESP; translated from the coding sequence GTGAGCGAGAAGCAGGACAAGAAGGCCTATCCGCTGCGCATCAGTGCCGACGTACTGGCGGCGGTGCAGCGGTGGTCGGACGACGAACTGCGGTCGCTCAACGCGCAGATCGAATACGTACTGCGCGATGCGCTGCGCAAGGCTGGGCGGCTGCCGAAGGGCGGCACGCCGGGAACCGAGGAAAAGGAATCGCCATGA
- a CDS encoding DUF4177 domain-containing protein — protein sequence MSHRWTHKVIEIPYKMFAGKLTDRIQQELDKMSAQGWELVSTLYIEHEVAVRLFFRKPA from the coding sequence ATGAGCCATCGCTGGACCCATAAAGTCATCGAGATCCCCTACAAGATGTTCGCCGGAAAACTCACCGACCGGATCCAGCAGGAACTGGACAAGATGAGCGCCCAAGGATGGGAACTGGTGAGCACCCTGTACATCGAACATGAAGTCGCCGTGCGCCTGTTCTTCAGGAAACCCGCCTGA
- a CDS encoding DUF3093 family protein, whose amino-acid sequence MQHPQEFPVAPPPPHTSWWLWLPMLLAAGAVIVAMTMESRTPPPLAGWLAIPFVGLVGIVLTFALRRRRIVLDNRELQVSATFYTKTLVLEAIDLDKARVVSLEEHTELKPGLKTNGFGLPGFQAGHFRLRNLTKAFCLITDRSRVLALPLRDGGLVLLSPARPADLLARLRELAVPAPRR is encoded by the coding sequence ATGCAGCACCCGCAGGAATTCCCCGTCGCGCCGCCCCCACCCCACACGTCGTGGTGGCTATGGCTGCCCATGCTGCTCGCGGCTGGCGCGGTGATCGTGGCGATGACGATGGAATCGCGGACGCCGCCGCCGCTGGCGGGATGGCTGGCCATTCCGTTCGTGGGGCTGGTCGGCATCGTGCTGACGTTCGCACTGCGCCGTCGCCGGATCGTGCTGGACAACCGCGAACTGCAGGTCAGCGCGACCTTCTATACGAAGACGCTGGTGCTGGAGGCCATCGACCTGGACAAGGCCCGCGTGGTCAGTCTGGAGGAGCACACCGAACTCAAGCCGGGCCTGAAGACCAATGGCTTCGGCCTGCCAGGGTTCCAGGCCGGGCATTTCCGCCTGCGCAACCTCACCAAGGCCTTCTGCCTGATCACCGACCGCAGCCGCGTGCTTGCATTGCCGCTGCGGGATGGGGGCCTTGTCCTGCTGAGCCCCGCGCGGCCCGCGGACCTGCTGGCGCGCCTGCGTGAACTGGCGGTACCGGCCCCCCGTCGCTAA
- a CDS encoding M15 family metallopeptidase, with protein sequence MPHSHAIPLKSFLLNTARIELWPAKLLSARTNADARALSRAHTVLRRKRDGRYLAAVMSQGVLPLQPRLVHEPGIEAALDAMDALDTTRGFDIDAAGELPLDSLLERLDVLGLDEAYGDRTGLSLVAEPAALALAGFDRYRRPLWLTLASARAWNAMRRSATKDGITLEAISGYRSHDYQLGIFERKLARGQTVDQILTVNAAPGYSEHHSGQALDIGTPGEPPAEESFEQTPAFAWLTRHAGDFGFVMSYPRDNAFGIIYEPWHWYYAGNNAS encoded by the coding sequence ATGCCGCACTCGCACGCCATTCCGCTGAAATCCTTCCTGCTCAATACCGCACGGATCGAACTCTGGCCCGCCAAGCTGCTGAGTGCACGCACCAATGCCGACGCGCGCGCGCTGAGCCGGGCGCATACGGTACTGCGCCGCAAGCGCGATGGCCGCTACCTCGCGGCAGTGATGTCGCAGGGCGTGCTGCCGCTGCAACCGCGGCTTGTGCACGAGCCCGGCATCGAGGCCGCGCTGGATGCGATGGATGCACTGGATACCACGCGCGGCTTCGACATCGATGCCGCCGGCGAGCTGCCGCTGGACAGCCTGCTGGAACGACTGGACGTGCTGGGACTGGATGAAGCGTATGGCGACCGCACCGGCCTGTCCCTGGTCGCGGAACCCGCGGCGCTGGCGCTGGCCGGCTTCGACCGTTATCGCCGCCCGCTCTGGCTGACCCTCGCCAGCGCACGTGCATGGAACGCCATGCGACGCAGCGCGACGAAGGACGGGATAACGCTGGAGGCGATCTCCGGCTACCGCAGCCACGATTACCAACTGGGCATCTTCGAACGGAAACTGGCGCGCGGCCAGACCGTCGACCAGATCCTGACGGTCAATGCGGCGCCCGGCTACAGCGAACACCACAGCGGCCAGGCACTCGACATCGGCACCCCGGGCGAACCGCCGGCCGAGGAATCGTTCGAACAGACGCCGGCATTCGCGTGGCTCACGCGCCACGCGGGGGACTTCGGTTTCGTGATGAGTTATCCGCGCGACAATGCGTTCGGCATCATCTACGAGCCATGGCACTGGTATTACGCGGGTAACAACGCCTCTTGA